One segment of Aquimarina sp. BL5 DNA contains the following:
- a CDS encoding esterase-like activity of phytase family protein has translation MKNHSYSLSSEYRKLVRFSVCLSLFFSFSALAQTQKNKTELQFDLPKDNYYGQEIYAKGKGKSFRGFGDILFSRAVLKAPSFSEGPTSGLFIGSEPINEQELPFTNKQPIQGFSAILNNMDGTFIAMSDNGFGSIENSSDYNLRLYKIKPRFETIFRRGKGDIQVLEYIELKDPNGLIPFAITNHFSQNRILTGADFDIESIQRTNNGDYWIGDEFGPFLLHFDKNGVLLDPPYALPDLDNPGKELRSPQNPFSEEASAIRVMNAMRAHAQANGSKPPVMSPWFVMLDDNDETTVVGSRSTSANGLTEASSELFNVSSLNRAGHPVVVYTVNDTSNMDRLLDLGLQGIISDRPDLLLAAVQNFDKDEDGRADYMDANGLIDVNLFDAQGHRGARNLRPENTLPSMEAALDYLMPTLETDCGITLDGIPVLDHDPHIEAAKTRKADGTPYQLEDEVFVKDLTLSTIQNTFIADKILTGRPAQTNDLSLSPVSVAFSGEKGFIDPYIMPSLQQLFDFVEFYVSYYKNGEGSTHPEATKRWMNASKVRFNIETKINPRTDLDDRGDIFAERTFGPETFTKAIADIIVANELTDRADIQSFDFRTLLLTQEQYPEIRTVCLFGDFPKIGDAGDGTNLQDQNGENTPWLAGMYWPYRVTKFDTPFNVKQSGGFEGMALTTDNTKLLPLLEKPLEGSENNNLLIHEFNLASKSYTNKRYEYPLNERASAIGDFIMFSGERGLIIERDGSQGDLEGFKAVYEIELDKDSTMLQKRLNVDLLKIKDLRRISEPGLPGDIGIGRDFAFPFVTIESVVVFNPFLIGVLNDNNYPFSVGRHVGEGLPDDNEFILIWLDQRLGLPWNTNSNSALRLQDNDFKTYPNTFTDQVTFSTTNKNVNSIGIDIFDIAGNLIKREHFSNTDTKGFQYTWNGQTDDGTEVATGVYIAIIEADGEFIKKKLVKK, from the coding sequence ATGAAAAATCATTCTTACTCTTTGTCGAGTGAATACAGAAAATTAGTACGTTTTTCTGTATGTTTAAGCCTGTTTTTTTCTTTTTCAGCTTTGGCACAAACGCAGAAAAACAAAACAGAGCTACAATTTGATCTACCGAAGGATAACTATTATGGTCAGGAAATCTACGCAAAAGGTAAAGGGAAATCTTTTAGGGGTTTTGGAGATATATTATTTTCCAGGGCCGTATTAAAAGCTCCAAGTTTTTCTGAGGGACCTACTTCAGGCCTTTTTATTGGTAGTGAACCAATCAATGAACAAGAACTTCCCTTTACTAACAAACAACCTATTCAAGGATTCTCTGCCATATTGAATAATATGGATGGAACCTTTATTGCCATGTCTGATAATGGTTTCGGGAGTATTGAAAATTCTTCGGATTACAACTTACGTTTGTATAAAATAAAACCTAGATTCGAAACCATTTTTAGAAGAGGTAAAGGAGATATTCAGGTACTGGAATATATCGAATTAAAAGATCCTAATGGATTAATCCCATTTGCAATTACCAATCACTTCAGTCAAAATAGAATATTAACAGGTGCTGATTTTGACATAGAGTCTATCCAAAGAACAAATAATGGTGATTATTGGATTGGAGATGAGTTTGGTCCTTTCTTATTACATTTTGATAAAAATGGAGTTTTGTTAGACCCACCTTATGCGTTACCCGATCTAGATAATCCTGGTAAAGAATTACGATCTCCACAAAATCCATTTAGTGAAGAAGCAAGTGCTATAAGAGTTATGAATGCAATGAGAGCACACGCACAGGCTAATGGCAGTAAACCTCCAGTGATGTCTCCTTGGTTTGTTATGCTAGATGACAATGATGAAACTACCGTAGTAGGAAGTAGATCAACATCTGCTAATGGTCTAACGGAAGCTTCAAGTGAATTATTTAATGTTTCCTCATTAAATCGAGCTGGCCATCCGGTAGTTGTATATACAGTAAATGATACTTCAAACATGGATCGTTTATTGGATTTAGGTTTACAAGGGATTATATCTGATCGTCCAGATCTTTTATTAGCTGCTGTACAAAACTTTGATAAAGATGAAGATGGACGTGCTGATTATATGGACGCAAACGGTTTAATCGATGTAAACCTTTTTGATGCGCAAGGACATCGTGGTGCTCGAAATTTACGTCCAGAAAACACCTTACCATCTATGGAAGCGGCCTTAGATTACTTAATGCCTACACTAGAAACAGATTGTGGAATTACTTTAGACGGAATCCCGGTATTAGATCATGATCCACATATAGAAGCAGCTAAAACCAGAAAAGCAGATGGTACTCCATACCAATTGGAAGATGAAGTATTCGTAAAAGATCTTACATTATCTACTATTCAAAACACTTTCATCGCGGATAAAATATTGACAGGAAGACCAGCACAAACTAATGATCTCTCATTATCTCCTGTATCTGTAGCTTTTTCTGGCGAAAAAGGTTTTATCGATCCTTACATCATGCCATCGCTACAGCAATTATTTGATTTTGTAGAGTTTTATGTCAGTTATTATAAAAATGGCGAAGGATCTACTCATCCAGAAGCGACAAAACGTTGGATGAATGCTTCTAAAGTTCGTTTCAATATAGAGACTAAAATAAACCCAAGAACAGATCTTGACGATCGTGGAGATATATTTGCCGAGAGAACATTTGGTCCTGAAACATTTACTAAAGCAATTGCAGATATTATCGTTGCTAATGAATTAACAGATCGTGCAGATATACAAAGTTTTGATTTTAGAACATTACTACTTACACAGGAACAATATCCAGAAATTAGAACCGTATGTTTATTTGGTGATTTTCCTAAAATTGGGGACGCGGGTGACGGCACGAACTTACAAGATCAAAATGGAGAAAACACTCCCTGGTTGGCAGGAATGTACTGGCCATATAGAGTTACAAAATTCGACACTCCATTTAATGTGAAACAAAGTGGCGGTTTTGAAGGAATGGCTTTAACTACAGATAATACTAAATTATTACCATTGTTAGAAAAACCTCTAGAAGGTAGTGAAAACAATAACTTATTAATTCACGAATTTAATTTAGCGAGTAAATCCTATACTAATAAAAGGTATGAGTACCCACTTAACGAAAGAGCATCTGCAATTGGTGATTTCATAATGTTTAGTGGAGAAAGAGGGTTAATCATAGAACGTGATGGATCCCAAGGTGATCTTGAAGGATTCAAAGCTGTTTATGAAATAGAATTAGATAAAGATTCTACTATGCTACAAAAACGATTAAATGTAGATTTATTAAAAATTAAGGATCTAAGAAGAATTTCGGAACCTGGCTTACCTGGAGACATAGGAATCGGTAGAGATTTTGCATTTCCTTTTGTGACTATAGAAAGTGTTGTAGTATTTAATCCTTTTCTAATAGGTGTTTTAAATGATAATAACTATCCGTTTAGTGTGGGTCGGCACGTTGGTGAAGGATTACCTGATGATAATGAGTTTATACTTATTTGGTTAGACCAACGATTGGGATTACCTTGGAATACCAATAGCAATAGCGCTTTAAGACTCCAGGATAATGATTTTAAAACCTATCCTAATACATTTACAGATCAAGTTACTTTCTCTACCACGAATAAAAATGTAAACTCTATAGGAATTGATATATTCGATATAGCAGGAAATTTAATAAAAAGAGAGCATTTTTCGAATACTGATACGAAGGGTTTTCAATATACTTGGAATGGCCAAACAGACGATGGTACTGAAGTAGCTACTGGGGTTTACATCGCAATCATTGAAGCTGATGGAGAATTCATTAAGAAAAAACTGGTAAAAAAATAA
- a CDS encoding MBL fold metallo-hydrolase — protein sequence MEITFLGTGTSQGIPIIGSTHPVCLSKDPKDKRLRVSVMVAWDEYQYIIDCGPDFRQQMLANNIDRIDGIVFTHEHADHTMGMDDIRPFFFRQGDIPVFAHKRVLESLRARFNYIFSSENKYPGAPSVIENELTNQPFALGNLDVIPINLMHNRLQVFGFRFEDFAYLTDVKTVEKEERKKLEGIKVLVVSALRIEPHHSHFNLEEALEFIDEIKPQKAYLTHISHMLGFHKEVQQQLPKNVFIAYDNLKITI from the coding sequence ATGGAGATTACATTTCTTGGTACAGGAACATCACAAGGAATTCCGATAATAGGAAGTACACATCCTGTATGTTTAAGTAAAGATCCAAAGGATAAGAGATTACGAGTATCAGTAATGGTTGCTTGGGATGAATATCAATATATAATCGATTGTGGACCAGATTTTAGACAACAAATGTTGGCAAATAATATAGACAGGATCGATGGTATTGTTTTTACCCACGAACACGCAGATCATACCATGGGAATGGATGACATAAGACCATTTTTCTTCAGACAAGGAGATATTCCCGTATTTGCACATAAAAGAGTATTAGAATCTTTAAGAGCAAGATTTAATTATATATTTTCATCAGAGAATAAATATCCGGGAGCACCCAGTGTTATAGAAAATGAACTAACTAACCAACCATTTGCACTGGGCAACCTGGATGTGATTCCGATAAATCTAATGCATAATCGATTACAAGTTTTTGGATTCCGATTCGAGGATTTTGCATACTTGACGGATGTAAAAACAGTTGAAAAAGAAGAGAGAAAAAAATTAGAAGGAATTAAGGTGTTAGTGGTGAGTGCGTTGAGAATAGAACCACATCATTCTCATTTTAATCTGGAAGAAGCATTAGAGTTTATCGATGAAATTAAACCACAAAAAGCCTATCTGACGCATATTAGTCATATGTTAGGATTTCATAAAGAAGTACAACAACAATTACCAAAAAACGTTTTTATTGCCTACGATAATCTAAAAATTACAATTTAA
- a CDS encoding TonB-dependent receptor: MPITIMGDKEFESVPSLKSKALRINLNANIYGTFAEIGAGQETARNFFRAGGASGTIAKAMSAYDKDFSDAIYGIEDDKRYVTEARLKKMLRHEVRLIEERITREKHPNKLFFSYANTVATIDFAKKYKGHGWVGIRYQTKPDEDYNEIILHIRFHENDARLQQMTLGVLGVNLIYGAYYKYDNPKKLLRYLYDHLDKDQIEIDTINFSGPRFKKVDNRLMSLQLVKNGMTEAVMFGPDGNNVLPAAVLYKKNILALRGSFRPVTKVNMDIYKKSLNMFLNENKVRKEKTIEIFEITLSNLRAEGEIDEEDFMCRARLLCSLGQTVMISNFQEYYKVVEYFSNYTKERMALSMGVNNLVDIFDEKYYRHLSGGILEAFGKLFFKDLKVYLYPLKNPKTGQLTTSENLKVHPRMKELYKFFKHNGKLQDIVDYDPTIMDIYSREVLQKIQEGESGWEEQLPDLIPEMIKENNFFGYKETEKV; this comes from the coding sequence ATGCCTATTACTATCATGGGAGACAAAGAATTCGAGTCTGTCCCTTCACTTAAGAGTAAAGCTTTACGAATTAATCTAAATGCTAACATCTATGGTACCTTTGCGGAAATTGGTGCCGGTCAGGAAACAGCACGTAATTTCTTTAGAGCTGGTGGTGCCTCTGGTACTATTGCAAAGGCTATGAGTGCCTATGATAAAGATTTTAGTGATGCCATCTATGGTATAGAAGATGACAAACGTTATGTTACCGAAGCGAGATTAAAAAAAATGCTAAGGCATGAAGTTCGTCTTATAGAAGAACGTATTACCAGAGAAAAACATCCAAACAAGCTATTTTTTAGTTATGCCAATACGGTAGCTACTATAGATTTTGCTAAGAAATATAAAGGACATGGTTGGGTAGGTATTCGATATCAAACAAAACCAGATGAAGATTATAATGAAATTATACTTCATATTCGTTTTCATGAAAACGATGCCAGATTACAACAAATGACTCTTGGAGTATTAGGTGTAAATCTTATTTATGGAGCTTACTACAAATACGATAATCCAAAAAAACTTTTACGATATCTATATGATCATTTAGACAAAGATCAAATTGAAATTGATACTATCAATTTTTCGGGACCTAGATTTAAAAAGGTAGATAACCGATTAATGAGTTTACAGTTGGTTAAAAATGGAATGACAGAAGCAGTAATGTTCGGACCAGATGGTAATAATGTGCTACCAGCAGCTGTTTTATATAAAAAGAATATCCTAGCACTTAGAGGGAGTTTTAGACCGGTGACTAAAGTAAATATGGACATTTACAAGAAGTCTCTTAATATGTTCCTGAATGAAAATAAGGTACGTAAGGAAAAAACGATAGAGATTTTTGAAATTACTCTTTCTAATCTTAGAGCAGAAGGAGAAATTGATGAAGAAGATTTTATGTGTCGAGCCCGTTTACTTTGTTCTCTCGGACAAACGGTAATGATCTCTAATTTCCAGGAGTATTATAAGGTTGTGGAGTATTTCTCTAACTATACAAAAGAGCGCATGGCACTATCGATGGGTGTAAACAATCTAGTTGATATTTTTGATGAGAAATATTACCGACACCTAAGTGGTGGTATTCTGGAAGCCTTTGGTAAACTTTTCTTTAAAGATTTAAAAGTATACTTATACCCATTAAAAAATCCTAAAACCGGCCAACTTACAACTAGTGAAAACCTTAAGGTGCATCCTAGAATGAAAGAATTATATAAATTCTTTAAACATAATGGTAAGCTGCAAGATATTGTGGATTACGATCCCACTATTATGGATATATACTCTAGAGAAGTACTTCAGAAAATCCAAGAAGGAGAATCTGGATGGGAAGAACAATTACCAGATCTTATTCCTGAAATGATTAAAGAAAATAATTTCTTTGGTTATAAAGAAACTGAAAAAGTATAA
- a CDS encoding RICIN domain-containing protein has product MKNLNKNLLILIIGLLFLPFTTFSQPPGSGWNVVYADEFDGNNINENRWFVRTNGVFTRDQVVVNNGTLKLNNTYTNNGVIKGGWITSKQKFGGGSGNIKYGYYEARVRIQWNPNGSIWPTWWIWGNRVNGVTTTEIDIMEYSGFSKLYFNNRATSSHHYRGKVNIGGSNQTTTSAQSVLNRNPFEWHRWGILWTPNELSFYYDGVKYMSSSQPGDARNSNDPLGLIFSTSPHTINADPEQPDNPRSENAARPGQNFPALEVDWVRVWTGGNTGGGNGGGNNPVVAIKKGNATNFGIDGNNGGGDGQNVYLWSASNGNINQQWVEINRGNGYYSYQKRNTNFCLDGGNGGANGQNVYLWTCNNNQNQHWRKVNLGNGKYRLEKRNAPGFSIDGGNGGSNGQNLYLWSSSNGNQNQHWQFTTIQSGRSAFIGPLKEPTVNQIEIYPNPSNGNFNINFNQKVNQVNVILTDISGRIVYKEVIENTTSKSVNTQGLPSGIYILNLQGKDINLQDKLVIE; this is encoded by the coding sequence ATGAAAAATCTTAATAAGAACTTATTAATACTAATCATAGGATTGCTTTTTTTACCATTCACAACTTTTTCACAGCCTCCAGGATCCGGTTGGAATGTTGTTTATGCTGATGAATTCGATGGAAATAATATTAACGAAAACAGATGGTTTGTAAGAACTAATGGTGTTTTTACAAGAGACCAAGTTGTGGTAAACAACGGTACATTAAAATTAAATAATACTTACACAAATAATGGAGTCATTAAAGGTGGCTGGATTACATCTAAACAGAAGTTTGGCGGTGGTTCTGGCAATATTAAATATGGTTATTATGAAGCCAGAGTTCGTATCCAATGGAATCCTAATGGATCCATCTGGCCAACCTGGTGGATCTGGGGAAACCGTGTCAACGGCGTTACCACGACCGAAATTGACATTATGGAGTATAGCGGATTTTCTAAATTATATTTTAATAATCGAGCAACTTCGTCACATCATTATAGAGGAAAAGTAAACATTGGTGGTAGTAATCAAACAACGACAAGCGCCCAAAGTGTTTTAAACAGAAACCCTTTTGAGTGGCATCGTTGGGGAATCCTTTGGACTCCTAACGAATTGTCCTTTTATTATGATGGTGTAAAATATATGTCATCGTCACAGCCAGGTGATGCCAGAAATTCAAATGATCCTTTAGGATTAATATTCTCTACAAGCCCGCATACTATCAACGCAGACCCGGAGCAACCTGATAACCCAAGATCCGAAAACGCTGCAAGACCAGGACAAAATTTTCCAGCTTTAGAAGTTGACTGGGTTCGAGTATGGACTGGAGGCAATACCGGTGGCGGCAATGGTGGTGGAAACAACCCAGTTGTAGCTATTAAAAAAGGAAATGCAACCAACTTTGGTATCGATGGCAATAACGGTGGTGGAGATGGTCAAAATGTATATTTGTGGTCCGCTAGTAATGGTAATATCAATCAACAATGGGTAGAAATTAACCGTGGAAATGGTTATTACTCATACCAAAAAAGAAATACAAACTTTTGCTTAGATGGTGGTAACGGTGGCGCAAATGGGCAAAACGTGTACTTATGGACTTGTAATAATAACCAAAATCAGCATTGGAGAAAAGTTAATTTAGGTAATGGAAAATACCGATTAGAAAAAAGAAATGCTCCAGGATTTTCTATAGATGGTGGTAATGGTGGTTCAAATGGCCAAAACCTTTACCTATGGTCATCTAGTAACGGTAATCAAAACCAGCATTGGCAGTTTACTACAATCCAATCTGGTAGAAGTGCATTTATTGGTCCGTTAAAAGAGCCGACAGTTAATCAAATAGAAATTTATCCAAATCCATCAAATGGAAATTTCAATATCAATTTTAACCAAAAAGTTAACCAAGTCAATGTGATTTTGACAGATATTAGCGGACGGATTGTATATAAAGAAGTTATAGAAAATACAACGAGTAAATCCGTAAATACACAAGGATTACCAAGTGGTATTTATATACTTAATTTACAAGGAAAAGATATAAACTTACAAGATAAACTAGTGATCGAATAG
- a CDS encoding DUF1801 domain-containing protein — protein sequence MSKLNIKTNPKVESVYQNYTDPVRKKIMNLRNLIIEIAETTEGITSIEETLKWGEPSFLTKKGSTIRIDWKKGKPNQYAMYFQCTSKLVTTFRVLYKDTFQFEGNRAIIFPIDSRIPKKELKNCITAALTYHKVKHHPSLGI from the coding sequence ATGTCAAAATTGAATATAAAAACAAATCCAAAGGTTGAATCGGTTTATCAGAACTACACGGATCCTGTTCGTAAGAAAATAATGAATCTTAGAAATCTAATTATTGAAATCGCGGAAACAACGGAAGGAATAACAAGTATAGAAGAGACCCTAAAATGGGGAGAACCCAGTTTCTTGACCAAAAAAGGAAGCACTATTAGAATTGACTGGAAAAAAGGAAAACCAAATCAATATGCTATGTATTTTCAATGTACGAGTAAATTAGTAACAACTTTTAGAGTTTTATATAAAGACACTTTTCAATTCGAAGGAAATCGAGCTATAATATTCCCAATAGATTCTAGAATTCCTAAAAAGGAGCTAAAGAACTGCATTACCGCCGCATTAACCTATCATAAAGTGAAGCATCATCCTTCTTTAGGTATTTAA
- a CDS encoding T9SS type A sorting domain-containing protein, with the protein MKRKLLLLAMAFYCMSYNLLGQTNGSIEKSTVLFTQESVATPFNYDKYKADGIFWGFMPNASIESDSAINQWVTKVENHTSDSKYYFGRGEFDWGWKWMIDFMDDPGQYWAKNLDGDDIHWGNAADNGGTYNGHVHSWMSHQGPDFLEWLKYQVDRMTLAPVTHMMFDSQTSATRTLHWLGGDFSVHSMNGFREYMRSKYTAQELTNLGIDNINDFNYRQFLLNSGMTLQTYRNRANSINGNIPLYKDFVYFQRQSLNDMMEKLFEYIDTIRPGIEIGATTNVVEPRGYVYSDRLTYLAGEYGHPSDIATSPSVEPLLHYKAAEALDKTLIYFPYPDAFKALYDRSSPRQARAWIAQAYATGSIFTIPGKVWIGGSNTWDTGWENFADIYEFIHDHNELFDDYQAVSNVALAYSVYASLLEGGMAGSLNARQTLDYLVTRNISFDLKIFGDPDQPLAPTVSELGQYDVVVHDSDVQYLTTAQNQILNQSSSNVISMDNAGDINGNLSWKINVLRNDEWVNYLISALPRMSSEDPAAPYALHLINRKYNVAEDSAQTHNNISVKIPVGVFPNAIVGATLHMPGKASIDLSFETNNTGAMTLNIGTFDSCWGIIELTQANVLSTDDIVFNSETVSLYPNPANRYVDIANASTLGVSSFKIYNVQGEQIMNGLFQSGPIDISALASGFYLVEINSDSSDSVIKKMIKN; encoded by the coding sequence GTGAAAAGAAAATTATTATTACTCGCTATGGCTTTTTACTGTATGTCATATAATCTCTTAGGACAAACAAATGGTTCTATAGAAAAATCAACAGTATTATTTACCCAAGAATCAGTTGCAACTCCGTTTAATTATGATAAATATAAAGCAGATGGTATTTTTTGGGGTTTTATGCCCAATGCTAGTATTGAATCTGATTCGGCTATTAATCAATGGGTTACAAAAGTAGAGAATCATACATCTGATAGTAAGTATTATTTTGGTCGCGGAGAGTTTGATTGGGGATGGAAGTGGATGATTGATTTTATGGATGATCCGGGACAATACTGGGCAAAGAATCTTGACGGTGATGATATTCACTGGGGAAATGCTGCTGATAATGGAGGTACATACAATGGTCATGTTCATAGTTGGATGAGTCATCAAGGTCCTGATTTCTTAGAATGGTTAAAATATCAGGTGGATAGAATGACTTTAGCACCTGTAACACATATGATGTTTGATTCACAAACATCTGCGACTCGAACTTTACATTGGCTCGGAGGAGATTTCTCTGTTCATTCTATGAATGGCTTTAGAGAATATATGAGGAGTAAGTATACAGCTCAAGAGCTAACGAATTTAGGGATTGACAATATTAATGATTTCAATTATCGTCAATTTTTGCTAAATAGTGGAATGACGCTACAAACGTATAGAAATCGAGCAAATAGTATTAATGGAAATATTCCACTGTATAAGGATTTTGTATACTTCCAGCGTCAATCGCTTAATGATATGATGGAAAAATTATTCGAATATATTGATACTATTAGACCAGGAATTGAAATTGGAGCCACAACGAATGTTGTAGAACCTAGAGGATATGTTTATTCTGATAGATTAACTTATCTTGCTGGAGAGTATGGTCATCCAAGCGATATAGCTACAAGTCCATCTGTTGAGCCATTACTACATTATAAAGCTGCTGAGGCTCTAGATAAAACTTTGATTTATTTTCCATATCCTGATGCATTTAAAGCATTGTATGATAGAAGTTCTCCTAGACAGGCTCGTGCTTGGATAGCTCAAGCATATGCCACAGGTTCCATTTTTACAATTCCTGGAAAAGTATGGATAGGTGGAAGTAATACCTGGGATACTGGATGGGAGAATTTTGCTGATATTTATGAATTCATTCATGACCACAATGAATTGTTTGATGATTATCAAGCAGTTTCTAATGTAGCACTTGCTTATTCCGTATATGCTTCATTATTGGAAGGTGGAATGGCGGGGAGTTTGAATGCTCGTCAAACACTTGATTATTTAGTAACAAGAAATATTTCATTTGATCTAAAAATATTTGGTGATCCTGATCAACCTTTAGCTCCTACTGTTTCAGAATTGGGGCAATATGATGTGGTTGTTCATGATAGTGATGTTCAATACTTAACTACTGCACAGAATCAGATACTCAACCAAAGTTCTTCTAATGTTATCAGTATGGATAATGCTGGTGATATAAATGGTAATCTTTCTTGGAAAATCAATGTTTTACGTAATGATGAGTGGGTAAATTACCTAATTTCGGCATTGCCGCGAATGTCTTCTGAAGATCCGGCAGCGCCCTATGCACTTCATCTAATCAATAGAAAATATAATGTAGCAGAAGATTCAGCTCAAACCCATAACAATATTTCGGTAAAAATTCCAGTAGGTGTTTTTCCTAATGCTATTGTAGGAGCTACTCTTCATATGCCTGGTAAAGCTTCAATTGATTTATCATTTGAAACAAATAATACCGGTGCTATGACATTAAATATTGGAACCTTTGATTCTTGTTGGGGAATTATAGAGCTTACTCAGGCTAATGTTTTATCCACTGATGATATAGTTTTTAATTCCGAAACAGTTTCGTTGTATCCTAATCCAGCAAATAGATATGTGGATATAGCTAATGCTAGTACTCTAGGTGTTTCATCTTTTAAAATTTATAATGTTCAAGGAGAGCAAATTATGAATGGTTTATTCCAATCAGGCCCAATAGATATATCCGCTTTAGCTAGTGGTTTTTACTTGGTCGAAATTAATAGTGATTCAAGTGATAGTGTAATAAAAAAAATGATTAAAAATTAA
- the bcp gene encoding thioredoxin-dependent thiol peroxidase, protein MTSLKAGDKAPNFSALDQDGNTISLEDYKGKKLVVFFYPKASTPGCTAEACNLKDNYQTFQSQGYEILGVSADSAKRQQNFKNKYELPYPLLADEDKKVIEAFNVWGPKKFMGKEYDGIHRTTFVIDENSVLTEVITKVKTKDHAAQIL, encoded by the coding sequence ATGACATCATTAAAAGCAGGAGATAAAGCTCCTAATTTCTCAGCATTGGATCAAGATGGAAATACTATTAGTTTAGAAGATTACAAAGGAAAAAAATTAGTTGTTTTTTTCTACCCAAAAGCTAGTACACCTGGTTGTACGGCAGAGGCTTGTAATCTTAAAGACAATTATCAAACGTTTCAATCTCAGGGATATGAAATTCTTGGTGTGAGTGCAGATAGTGCAAAGCGTCAACAAAATTTTAAAAATAAATATGAATTACCTTATCCATTACTAGCGGATGAAGACAAGAAGGTGATAGAAGCTTTTAATGTTTGGGGCCCTAAAAAGTTCATGGGTAAAGAATATGATGGAATTCATAGAACTACTTTTGTAATAGACGAAAATTCGGTTCTTACTGAAGTTATTACTAAGGTAAAAACCAAAGATCACGCTGCTCAAATTCTTTAA
- the nth gene encoding endonuclease III: MTKKEKVDFTIKTLKELYPRIPIPLDHKDPYTLLIAVLMSAQSTDVRVNQITPLLFERADNPYRMVKLSLEEIRDIIRPVGLSPMKSKGIHGLSQILIDKHNGEVPQSFEDLEELPAVGHKTASVVMSQAFGVPAFPVDTHIHRLMYRWGFSNGKNVTQTEKDAKRLFPRELWNDLHLQIIWYGREYSPARGWNLDKDIITKTIGRKTVINEYLKK, translated from the coding sequence ATGACTAAAAAGGAAAAAGTTGATTTCACCATCAAAACACTTAAGGAGCTATATCCCAGAATACCCATTCCATTAGATCATAAAGACCCATACACCTTGCTAATAGCAGTGCTTATGAGTGCTCAGAGCACAGACGTTAGAGTAAATCAGATTACTCCTCTCCTATTTGAACGTGCAGATAATCCATACAGAATGGTAAAATTATCATTAGAAGAAATTAGAGATATTATAAGACCTGTAGGTCTTAGTCCGATGAAGTCTAAAGGTATCCATGGATTATCTCAGATTCTGATTGATAAACATAATGGAGAAGTACCTCAAAGTTTTGAAGATTTAGAAGAGCTACCAGCTGTTGGACATAAAACCGCTAGTGTAGTGATGTCCCAAGCTTTTGGAGTACCGGCATTTCCTGTCGACACGCATATTCATCGATTGATGTATCGCTGGGGTTTTAGCAATGGTAAAAATGTAACACAGACCGAAAAGGATGCCAAACGTTTATTTCCAAGAGAATTATGGAATGATCTTCATCTGCAGATTATTTGGTATGGTAGAGAATATTCGCCAGCAAGAGGCTGGAATCTTGATAAGGATATTATTACTAAAACAATAGGAAGAAAAACAGTAATCAATGAATACCTTAAAAAATAA